A section of the Elusimicrobiota bacterium genome encodes:
- the exbD_2 gene encoding Biopolymer transport protein ExbD, with protein MKMNALLSEEPTIAGVNIVPVIDLCLVLLIILMVTSPLLETADLPVKLPQASTIESKDRNISVTYSPDGRMAINTDMVEPENFVPALRKLLIEDPEILVILRVDRAATYGTLTDLIAECKKAGASNISIGTEQTKPNG; from the coding sequence ATGAAAATGAACGCGCTATTATCAGAAGAACCCACCATCGCCGGCGTCAATATTGTGCCGGTGATCGACTTGTGTTTGGTCCTCCTGATTATTTTGATGGTTACCTCCCCTCTTCTTGAAACGGCGGATTTGCCGGTCAAATTGCCTCAAGCCTCCACCATTGAAAGCAAGGACCGAAATATATCGGTCACCTATTCGCCTGACGGACGGATGGCCATCAACACGGACATGGTGGAGCCTGAGAACTTTGTTCCAGCTTTGCGAAAGCTGTTGATCGAAGACCCTGAGATTTTGGTTATTTTGCGGGTGGACCGCGCGGCGACCTATGGAACTCTCACGGATCTTATTGCGGAATGTAAAAAGGCCGGAGCGTCCAATATTTCAATCGGAACGGAACAAACAAAACCCAATGGCTAA
- the tilS gene encoding tRNA(Ile)-lysidine synthase, which produces MALGWLLKEWQAKRGFHVEVAHINHKLRGLSSEGDEKFVRDISRQWGWTCHVRNCAVRPLKKGNLEEVAREKRYAMLEALARQHHLQIVMTAHTLDDQVETVFMNLMRGTGCDGLSGMAPLRKLERSKVWLARPLLNMSKKELLGRLRSSRRRFRLDATNRNLKYLRNWLRAELIPKIEKKSPGFKKRIFQLSEMVYDEKLEWEKRMKGLDARLLKDQGPNGRLLDLKRLLRYSPAVQRRFLRRSLGRDLLTYEAVEQLREWMKSPPSGGRLWQLRKGWVVERLSKSKGSPTTSMFVLRQTK; this is translated from the coding sequence GTGGCTTTGGGTTGGCTTCTCAAAGAATGGCAAGCCAAGCGAGGGTTTCATGTGGAGGTGGCGCACATCAACCACAAACTTCGTGGCCTCTCCTCTGAAGGAGATGAAAAATTTGTTCGGGATATATCCCGCCAATGGGGATGGACTTGTCACGTTCGAAACTGTGCCGTGAGACCGCTTAAAAAAGGAAATCTGGAGGAGGTGGCCAGAGAAAAAAGATATGCCATGCTTGAGGCGCTGGCGCGCCAGCATCATCTTCAAATTGTTATGACGGCCCATACGTTGGATGACCAGGTGGAAACCGTTTTCATGAACCTCATGCGCGGAACAGGTTGTGACGGGCTCTCAGGGATGGCGCCCTTGAGGAAATTGGAGCGGTCCAAGGTTTGGTTGGCCCGGCCGCTGTTGAATATGTCCAAAAAGGAACTTCTGGGGCGCCTTCGAAGTTCTAGACGTCGCTTCCGGCTGGATGCCACGAATAGAAATCTCAAATATCTGCGAAATTGGCTGAGGGCGGAATTGATTCCCAAAATTGAAAAAAAGTCGCCCGGATTCAAAAAGCGGATCTTTCAATTGTCTGAGATGGTTTACGACGAAAAATTGGAATGGGAGAAACGAATGAAAGGTTTGGACGCGAGGTTGCTAAAGGACCAGGGGCCAAATGGGCGTTTGCTTGATTTGAAGAGGCTATTAAGATATTCTCCCGCGGTTCAAAGGCGGTTTCTCCGTCGATCATTGGGACGGGATCTGTTGACGTACGAGGCAGTTGAACAATTGAGAGAATGGATGAAATCCCCACCTTCTGGTGGACGATTGTGGCAATTAAGAAAGGGTTGGGTCGTTGAAAGATTGTCCAAATCCAAAGGTTCACCCACCACATCAATGTTTGTCTTGAGGCAAACGAAATAA
- the ftsH_2 gene encoding ATP-dependent zinc metalloprotease FtsH: protein MKKFDARTLVMWVIVFGMILFFLQTSRTPSRMKIPYSEFKTLLKDGQISELQMTDRLIEGSFRTPTGTEQKFQTIPLMDPKLVDQLEEYGVKNYAGAQDRGWVTSLLANALWIGLFFFLWWMFVIRQMQSGGRQAMAFGKSKAKNQTTKKGKVLFKDVAGVDEAKDELKEIIDFLKDPAKFQRLGGKVPKGVLLYGSPGTGKTMLAKAVAGEANVPFFSASGSEFVEMFVGVGASRVRDLFDQGKKNAPCLLFIDELDAVGRHRFAGIGGGHDEREQTLNQILVELDGFESRDGVILIAATNRPDVLDPALLRPGRFDRHIMVPAPDLKGREQILKVHAANVKMAADVDMTVIARRTPGFVGADLANVVNEAALLAARFDKSAVEMNHLESAIDRVMAGPERKSRLLSEHEKKVVSFHESGHTLVAKLTPGSDPVHKVSIVSRGMALGYTMQLPTEDKYLTSRTELYNRILVLMGGRVAEQIIFSEITTGAQDDLMKATNLASKMVCEYGMSDSVGPVTYKKPEAEVFMGRDMGHERGFSEQTAQQIDGEVKRILTTAFEKVKDLLEKNRDKLETLAAALTEKENLNGDEINSLLGLPAAS, encoded by the coding sequence ATGAAAAAATTTGATGCGCGTACGTTGGTTATGTGGGTCATCGTATTTGGAATGATTTTGTTTTTCCTTCAAACCTCGCGCACGCCTTCACGCATGAAAATTCCCTATTCTGAATTCAAAACTCTTTTGAAAGATGGGCAGATTTCTGAACTGCAAATGACCGATCGCTTGATTGAAGGATCTTTCCGAACCCCCACCGGCACTGAGCAAAAATTTCAAACCATTCCTTTGATGGACCCCAAACTTGTCGATCAACTTGAGGAGTATGGCGTTAAAAATTATGCCGGAGCTCAAGATCGAGGTTGGGTCACGTCGCTTTTGGCCAATGCGCTGTGGATCGGGTTATTTTTCTTTTTGTGGTGGATGTTTGTTATTCGACAAATGCAGAGCGGGGGCCGACAAGCCATGGCCTTTGGAAAATCCAAAGCCAAAAACCAAACAACCAAAAAAGGCAAAGTTCTTTTTAAAGATGTTGCTGGGGTCGACGAAGCCAAGGATGAACTTAAAGAGATCATTGATTTCCTTAAAGACCCCGCCAAGTTTCAGCGATTGGGTGGAAAAGTTCCGAAAGGAGTCCTCCTATATGGTTCACCAGGCACTGGGAAAACCATGTTGGCCAAAGCGGTAGCGGGTGAGGCCAATGTTCCGTTTTTCTCGGCCAGTGGATCGGAATTCGTGGAAATGTTTGTCGGTGTTGGCGCCTCCCGCGTTCGCGACTTGTTTGACCAAGGCAAAAAAAACGCGCCTTGCTTGCTTTTCATTGATGAACTCGATGCCGTGGGTCGGCACCGGTTCGCTGGTATCGGCGGGGGGCATGACGAACGGGAACAAACCTTAAACCAGATTTTGGTGGAGTTGGATGGGTTCGAAAGCCGCGATGGCGTGATTCTCATTGCCGCCACCAACCGGCCCGATGTTTTGGACCCGGCTCTCTTGAGACCAGGACGATTTGATCGGCATATTATGGTTCCCGCGCCGGACTTGAAAGGACGGGAACAAATTCTCAAAGTGCATGCGGCGAATGTCAAAATGGCGGCCGATGTCGATATGACGGTCATTGCCCGGAGAACGCCTGGTTTCGTCGGAGCCGATTTGGCCAATGTGGTCAATGAGGCCGCCTTGTTGGCGGCACGTTTTGACAAATCCGCGGTTGAGATGAATCATTTGGAATCGGCCATCGATCGAGTGATGGCGGGACCTGAAAGAAAATCACGATTGTTGTCGGAACATGAAAAGAAAGTGGTTTCATTCCATGAGAGTGGACATACCCTGGTGGCCAAATTGACTCCAGGGAGCGACCCGGTTCATAAAGTCTCCATTGTTTCGCGTGGGATGGCCTTGGGATACACCATGCAGTTACCAACAGAAGATAAATATTTAACGTCAAGAACGGAGCTCTACAATCGAATTTTGGTTCTCATGGGTGGCCGCGTGGCAGAACAGATTATTTTTTCTGAAATAACCACGGGGGCCCAAGACGATTTAATGAAGGCCACCAACTTGGCCAGTAAGATGGTCTGCGAATATGGCATGTCGGATTCGGTGGGGCCGGTGACCTATAAAAAACCTGAAGCTGAAGTTTTTATGGGGCGAGACATGGGCCACGAGCGTGGTTTCTCTGAACAAACAGCGCAACAAATTGATGGGGAAGTGAAGAGAATTTTAACCACTGCCTTTGAAAAAGTTAAAGATTTGCTTGAGAAAAACCGCGACAAGCTGGAAACCTTGGCTGCCGCCTTAACCGAAAAAGAAAATCTTAATGGAGACGAGATCAACAGTCTCCTTGGGCTTCCCGCTGCTTCATAG
- the glmM gene encoding Phosphoglucosamine mutase — MAKRLAEGLRSAGVNVVDAGILSTPSVAYLVKARGFHSGVVISASHNPPEFNGIKFFTPQGRKWPDLWEQETEKKFFSKTKINFTQKTGTWKQMDALHSDYEAFLSSTLREVPDFSSFRVALDCSHGANSHTAPHIFKRLGCQLFVMGARPNGSNINVGCGSQHAEKLAQLVKRKKCDLGIAFDGDGDRVILVDEKGTVLDGDHIIALLAKSFKERKILKNNTVVITVMANLGLKKALASLGIRTLEVSVGDRFVSEAMREKGAVLGGEQSGHIILGAFLPTGDGLLTALHVLSILKGKGETLSHLVSLMKKFPQVLLNIPVKDKTPLNRLPNVSQVVSRVEKSLKDMGRVVIRYSGTEPLLRIMLEGPVKKDLEVYARQIATAVVEAQGAARR; from the coding sequence ATGGCCAAGCGGCTTGCGGAGGGGCTTCGTTCTGCCGGCGTGAATGTGGTGGACGCGGGTATTTTGAGCACTCCTTCTGTTGCTTACCTCGTGAAGGCGCGCGGGTTTCATTCGGGTGTTGTTATTTCGGCTTCTCATAATCCACCGGAATTTAATGGCATCAAATTTTTTACGCCCCAGGGCCGTAAGTGGCCCGATTTGTGGGAGCAGGAAACCGAAAAGAAATTTTTCTCCAAAACGAAAATTAATTTCACCCAAAAAACCGGAACCTGGAAACAGATGGACGCTTTGCATAGTGATTACGAAGCCTTTCTTTCTTCAACTCTTCGCGAGGTGCCTGATTTCTCCTCTTTCCGCGTGGCATTGGATTGCTCCCATGGAGCGAACTCTCATACCGCGCCACATATTTTTAAACGGTTGGGTTGCCAATTGTTTGTGATGGGCGCTCGGCCCAACGGAAGCAATATCAATGTCGGATGTGGTTCTCAGCATGCGGAAAAACTGGCTCAGCTCGTAAAGAGAAAAAAATGTGATTTGGGAATCGCATTTGACGGAGACGGAGATCGTGTCATCTTGGTTGATGAAAAGGGAACTGTTCTGGATGGAGACCATATCATTGCTTTGTTGGCGAAAAGTTTCAAAGAGAGAAAAATTTTAAAAAACAACACCGTCGTAATAACCGTGATGGCCAATTTGGGCTTAAAAAAGGCATTGGCCAGTTTGGGGATTCGAACCCTCGAGGTGTCGGTGGGGGACCGTTTTGTATCAGAAGCCATGCGTGAAAAAGGAGCCGTATTGGGAGGCGAGCAGTCGGGTCATATTATTCTCGGAGCCTTTCTTCCGACAGGAGATGGGCTCTTAACGGCGCTTCATGTGCTTTCGATTCTGAAGGGAAAGGGAGAAACTTTGTCTCACCTGGTCTCGCTCATGAAGAAATTTCCCCAGGTGTTGCTCAATATTCCGGTGAAAGACAAAACTCCCTTAAATCGTCTTCCCAACGTTTCACAAGTGGTGAGCCGAGTTGAAAAATCGCTTAAGGATATGGGCCGAGTTGTCATCCGATATTCGGGGACCGAGCCGTTGCTGAGAATCATGCTTGAGGGGCCTGTCAAAAAAGATTTAGAAGTGTATGCGCGGCAGATCGCTACTGCCGTTGTTGAGGCTCAGGGTGCGGCTCGGCGTTAA
- the pdxJ gene encoding Pyridoxine 5'-phosphate synthase yields MRGRSLLPLLRLRVRLGVNIDHVATVRQARGEKFPDPVQVAQTAVQGGADGITAHLREDRRHIQESDLEELKKHLRVPLNMEMSIDPSIVAIAQKLVPAWTCLVPEKRKELTTEGGLDVQHESDKIGRVVKILKSRGIKVSLFVDPDFQAVKIAKELNADAVELHTGEFARLFRVKDKGVETELERIRSAAETAGRLNLLANAGHGIDYDNVSRLIQVYPFHELNIGFSIVARSLFVGFNQAVKEMKAKLG; encoded by the coding sequence ATGCGCGGCAGATCGCTACTGCCGTTGTTGAGGCTCAGGGTGCGGCTCGGCGTTAATATTGATCATGTCGCGACAGTGCGACAAGCGCGTGGAGAAAAGTTTCCGGATCCCGTCCAAGTCGCTCAAACGGCTGTTCAGGGCGGAGCGGACGGAATCACAGCCCACTTAAGAGAAGATCGGCGTCACATTCAAGAAAGTGATCTCGAGGAACTTAAAAAACATCTCAGAGTCCCGTTAAATATGGAAATGTCCATTGATCCATCCATCGTTGCCATTGCGCAGAAGCTTGTTCCAGCGTGGACGTGTTTGGTCCCAGAGAAGCGAAAAGAGCTCACCACAGAAGGGGGGCTTGATGTTCAACATGAATCAGATAAGATTGGCCGTGTGGTCAAAATTTTAAAGTCGCGGGGAATTAAGGTGTCCTTGTTTGTTGATCCAGATTTTCAGGCCGTCAAGATCGCGAAAGAATTAAACGCGGATGCCGTTGAGTTGCATACAGGAGAATTCGCGCGTTTGTTTCGCGTAAAGGACAAAGGTGTGGAAACCGAACTTGAACGGATTCGATCCGCCGCCGAGACAGCGGGCCGTTTAAATCTTTTGGCCAATGCAGGGCATGGGATTGATTACGACAATGTTTCTCGTTTAATACAGGTTTACCCCTTTCATGAATTGAATATTGGTTTTTCCATTGTCGCGCGGTCTTTGTTTGTGGGTTTCAATCAAGCGGTTAAAGAAATGAAAGCCAAGTTGGGATAG
- the glmS gene encoding Glutamine--fructose-6-phosphate aminotransferase [isomerizing], translating to MCGILGYVGHLNATQVLIDGLKKLEYRGYDSAGVAVLTPSGFEVRRSVGKLAELENLLHKQPVNGHLGLGHTRWATHGAPSEVNAHPHTDHTGKIIVVHNGIIENYISLKEKLAAEGCHFKSETDTEVVGHLISHHRQKLTKRNSDEKEIFVQAVLAALKEIKGTFALGIVCSDIPDVVLGARRDCPLIVGMGDGQNFLASDVPAILSYTREVVFLEDGDLAVLSQNGVEFLNVSGKVVQRKVHKISWDPVQAEKAGYKHFMIKEIHEQPRIVENTLLGRLDTRTFHAVLHELDFLKKEADSLSRVRFIACGTSWHASLVGSYLIEKYSGIPCQVDIASEFRYRDPIIDPGTLVIAVSQSGETADTLAALRLAKKKGARVLGIANVVGSSITRDANGFFLTHCGPEIGVASTKAFMGQLVAMHLLALHLARFRKFVSNTHLVSMGKHMTHLSQWMTETLECEEKVMQVAKKYFRRKNFLYLGRNVNYPVALEGALKLKEISYIHAEGYPAGEMKHGPIALIDENMPIVALVTKSSVYDKMVSNVEEARSRGADVIAIATKGDPLVSQKAADVIFVPEVPEDLSPLINVIPLQLLAYHIAVFLGCDVDQPRNLAKSVTVE from the coding sequence ATGTGTGGAATTTTGGGATATGTGGGCCATCTAAACGCCACTCAAGTCTTGATTGATGGGTTGAAGAAACTTGAGTATCGAGGTTATGACTCAGCCGGGGTTGCGGTATTAACCCCCAGCGGGTTTGAGGTGCGTCGCTCGGTTGGAAAATTGGCTGAGCTGGAAAATCTGCTTCATAAACAACCCGTCAACGGACATCTGGGATTGGGGCACACCCGTTGGGCCACACACGGAGCGCCCTCCGAAGTCAACGCTCATCCACACACCGACCATACAGGAAAAATAATCGTTGTTCATAACGGCATCATTGAAAATTACATATCTCTTAAAGAAAAATTGGCGGCCGAAGGTTGTCATTTTAAATCAGAGACCGACACCGAAGTGGTCGGCCATCTCATCAGCCATCACCGACAAAAACTCACCAAACGGAATTCTGACGAGAAAGAAATTTTTGTGCAGGCCGTTTTGGCGGCGTTGAAGGAAATCAAGGGCACTTTTGCTCTTGGAATTGTGTGTTCCGATATTCCCGATGTTGTGTTGGGGGCGCGGCGCGATTGCCCGTTGATCGTGGGTATGGGAGACGGTCAAAATTTTCTCGCCTCTGACGTGCCGGCTATTCTGTCTTATACCCGGGAGGTTGTTTTTCTAGAAGATGGGGATTTGGCGGTGTTGTCTCAGAACGGCGTGGAGTTCCTTAATGTGAGCGGGAAAGTCGTGCAACGCAAAGTCCATAAAATTTCTTGGGATCCCGTACAAGCGGAGAAAGCCGGCTACAAACATTTCATGATTAAAGAGATTCATGAGCAACCCCGCATTGTGGAAAATACTCTTCTGGGACGTCTCGACACTCGCACCTTTCACGCGGTTCTTCATGAGTTGGACTTTCTTAAAAAAGAAGCCGATTCTCTATCTCGAGTGCGGTTTATCGCTTGCGGCACTTCTTGGCATGCTTCTTTGGTGGGCAGTTATTTGATCGAAAAATACAGCGGAATTCCCTGTCAGGTCGATATTGCCTCCGAGTTTCGTTATCGGGATCCGATTATAGATCCCGGCACTTTGGTGATTGCGGTTTCACAATCGGGAGAGACGGCGGATACCTTGGCCGCTTTGCGTTTGGCCAAGAAAAAAGGGGCCAGGGTGTTGGGGATTGCCAATGTGGTGGGATCATCCATCACAAGGGATGCCAATGGGTTTTTCCTCACCCATTGCGGGCCTGAAATTGGCGTGGCGTCCACCAAAGCTTTTATGGGCCAATTGGTGGCCATGCATCTATTGGCGCTTCATTTGGCGCGGTTTCGGAAATTTGTTTCCAATACACATTTGGTCAGCATGGGAAAGCACATGACACATTTGTCTCAATGGATGACTGAAACTCTGGAGTGTGAAGAGAAAGTCATGCAAGTTGCCAAGAAATATTTTAGACGGAAAAATTTTCTCTATTTGGGGCGCAACGTCAATTATCCGGTGGCGTTGGAAGGGGCTTTGAAACTCAAAGAAATTTCCTACATTCACGCCGAGGGGTATCCGGCGGGAGAAATGAAGCATGGTCCCATCGCGTTGATAGATGAAAATATGCCGATTGTGGCCCTTGTGACCAAGTCTTCGGTGTACGACAAAATGGTGTCGAATGTTGAGGAGGCCAGAAGCCGCGGCGCGGATGTGATTGCCATTGCCACCAAGGGAGATCCCTTGGTTTCTCAAAAAGCGGCGGATGTTATTTTTGTTCCAGAGGTTCCCGAGGATTTGAGTCCCCTCATCAATGTTATCCCGCTACAACTTTTGGCTTATCATATCGCGGTGTTTTTGGGGTGTGATGTGGACCAGCCTCGAAATCTTGCCAAAAGCGTGACCGTCGAATAA
- the cysO gene encoding Sulfur carrier protein CysO: MTACKIKPPLTRQPKEGGAMPAKIRIPAPLRKLTNDQAVVEVQGKTVQELLAGLEKNYPGLKERICDESGQIRRFVNIFVNGEDIRFKEGPNTAVQDGAEVSIIPAIAGGTF; the protein is encoded by the coding sequence ATGACAGCTTGCAAAATCAAACCCCCGCTCACGCGTCAGCCTAAAGAAGGAGGAGCAATGCCTGCAAAAATTAGAATTCCAGCGCCGCTGCGCAAATTGACCAACGACCAGGCGGTTGTTGAAGTGCAAGGAAAAACGGTTCAAGAGCTCTTGGCGGGACTCGAGAAAAATTATCCAGGTCTTAAGGAACGAATTTGTGACGAATCCGGTCAAATTCGCCGGTTTGTGAATATATTTGTTAACGGAGAAGATATCCGATTTAAAGAGGGTCCCAATACAGCGGTTCAAGATGGGGCCGAAGTCTCCATCATTCCTGCTATTGCTGGCGGCACGTTTTAA
- the murI gene encoding Glutamate racemase produces the protein MREIKKILPHENLVYVGDTARVPYGTKSPETIRRYALQISFFLLQKKVKMIVVACNTASALALRALKNLPIPVVGVIEPGARAAVMKTRSSRVGVIGTPATVSSHAYQAAIKKYSPRILVREAACPLFVPLVEAGWAHHSITALVAREYLKPLLKNRVDTLVLGCTHYPLLKGTLQPIAGSRVQLIDSAEETAKEVKQLLLRSGEINNSAKNGSSEYFVTDNVASFSKLSRQFMGQKTPLAKRLRLENI, from the coding sequence ATGCGGGAAATAAAAAAAATCTTGCCCCATGAAAACCTCGTTTATGTGGGGGACACGGCCCGAGTTCCTTATGGCACCAAATCTCCCGAAACAATTCGCCGCTACGCTCTTCAAATTTCATTTTTCCTTCTTCAGAAAAAGGTGAAGATGATAGTTGTGGCTTGTAACACCGCCAGCGCTTTGGCGTTGCGGGCCTTGAAAAATTTGCCGATTCCGGTTGTTGGCGTGATTGAACCCGGGGCGAGGGCAGCTGTGATGAAAACACGGTCTTCTCGGGTGGGTGTGATTGGAACCCCGGCCACGGTGTCCAGCCATGCTTATCAGGCAGCCATCAAAAAATATTCTCCGCGAATTCTCGTTAGAGAAGCGGCCTGTCCGCTTTTTGTTCCGCTTGTGGAAGCGGGGTGGGCGCATCATTCAATAACGGCTCTCGTGGCGCGCGAGTACTTAAAACCTTTGCTCAAGAACCGCGTGGATACGTTGGTTTTGGGATGTACGCATTATCCTTTGCTCAAGGGAACACTTCAACCGATCGCGGGCTCTCGCGTTCAATTGATTGACTCGGCCGAAGAAACGGCCAAAGAAGTCAAACAACTTCTTCTTCGGTCTGGGGAAATCAACAACTCAGCGAAGAACGGAAGTTCTGAATATTTCGTCACGGACAATGTCGCTTCTTTTTCAAAGCTCAGCCGTCAATTCATGGGTCAAAAGACTCCCTTGGCCAAACGGCTTCGATTGGAGAATATTTAA
- the queC_2 gene encoding 7-cyano-7-deazaguanine synthase encodes MDSAVALWWALNTKRWSCRAICFDYGQRHKREIKNAFAIAKKANIPVDLIRFSLPWSGSSLTNEKVVLPHRSVEKIPHHIPSTYVPGRNTLFLSFALSLADQSEAEAIVIGANAIDYSGYPDCRDAYLKAFSKVARLGTRMGSEQGRAISIHAPLIHLTKAGIVKMGLSLGVPLEKTWSCYKGGQRPCGRCDSCVLRAKGFLEAGVPDLSLNR; translated from the coding sequence ATGGACTCAGCTGTCGCTTTGTGGTGGGCGCTTAACACGAAGCGCTGGAGTTGCCGAGCCATCTGTTTTGACTATGGTCAACGCCACAAACGTGAAATAAAAAACGCATTCGCTATCGCCAAAAAAGCGAACATTCCCGTCGACCTTATTCGTTTTTCTTTGCCTTGGAGCGGATCAAGCCTGACCAATGAGAAGGTGGTGTTGCCGCACCGTTCTGTGGAAAAAATCCCACATCACATTCCTTCCACCTATGTTCCTGGAAGAAATACGCTCTTTTTAAGTTTTGCTTTGTCGTTGGCCGACCAAAGTGAGGCGGAAGCTATAGTTATCGGGGCCAATGCGATTGATTATTCCGGATATCCCGATTGCCGGGACGCGTATTTGAAGGCATTTTCAAAAGTGGCCCGATTGGGAACCCGAATGGGGAGTGAACAAGGGCGCGCCATCTCCATTCATGCGCCTTTAATTCATCTGACCAAGGCCGGGATTGTGAAGATGGGCTTGTCTTTAGGCGTGCCTTTGGAAAAAACATGGTCATGTTATAAAGGAGGACAACGTCCTTGTGGGCGTTGTGATTCCTGTGTGCTTCGGGCCAAAGGTTTTCTGGAGGCGGGGGTCCCAGACCTCAGTTTAAATCGATGA
- the queE gene encoding 7-carboxy-7-deazaguanine synthase yields MISAMVSEIYASIQGEGPFTGERQVFVRLAGCPLRCRYCDTPGSLTAKGHSRRSVEEVLNEVGRLSRKSASQTVSVTGGEPLSQPTFVRDLFKKLKAAQFRTYLETAGIHAKALRSVIGFTDVVAMDIKLPSATGKQLWNEHAEFLKVGKKKIFVKIVIEKRSTLSEIKAAVNLLGKIPTPPLLVLQPVTTISSRTSSPSKEQLADAYQIAASLSRVLIMPQQHKTWKAR; encoded by the coding sequence ATGATTTCAGCCATGGTGAGTGAAATATACGCCAGTATTCAAGGAGAAGGACCTTTTACGGGAGAGCGGCAAGTATTTGTTCGCTTGGCGGGGTGTCCGCTTCGCTGTCGATATTGTGATACGCCGGGCAGTTTGACCGCCAAAGGACATTCGAGGCGGTCAGTTGAGGAGGTGTTGAACGAGGTGGGCCGTTTGTCGCGCAAGAGCGCCAGTCAAACCGTGAGTGTAACCGGAGGCGAACCGCTCTCTCAGCCAACTTTTGTGCGAGATCTTTTTAAGAAGTTAAAAGCGGCTCAATTTCGGACCTATCTGGAAACCGCCGGGATTCACGCCAAGGCGCTTCGTTCTGTGATTGGATTTACGGATGTGGTGGCGATGGACATCAAACTTCCCTCAGCCACAGGAAAACAATTGTGGAATGAACACGCGGAATTCTTAAAAGTGGGGAAGAAAAAGATATTCGTTAAAATTGTTATCGAAAAACGATCCACGCTGAGCGAAATTAAAGCGGCCGTCAATTTGTTGGGAAAAATTCCAACGCCTCCCTTGCTTGTTCTTCAACCCGTCACAACGATTTCCTCCAGAACGTCGAGTCCTTCAAAAGAACAACTGGCGGACGCGTATCAAATCGCGGCGTCCTTGTCCCGGGTTTTAATCATGCCGCAACAACACAAAACATGGAAGGCTCGGTGA